The Winslowiella toletana region ACATTGTCAGGTTGCAGACCGGTGATTAACCGGTCTGCCATCAGCCGTTAGCTCAGGGCTTCCTGCTGATAATGATAGATTTCACCCTCGGGGACAAAAGTTAAGCGGTGGGTAATACACTGCGGTGCATCCTCCGCATGATGTGAGACAAACAGCAGCTGGGTTTGCCCCTCGCCAATCAGCACATCAATAAAGCGGCGAACCAGCAGGCGGTTAATCGGGTCCAGCCCCTGTAACGGCTCATCAAGAATTAATAGCGCCGGATGTTTGACCAGCGCACGCGCGATCAGCACCAGCCGTTGCTGACCCCATGACAGACTGTGGAATGGCGCATCGGCACTGGCTTTATCCATGCCGAGCAGCGCCAGCCAGCGCGTTGCCAGATGCTGCTGACGATCGGAAACTGCCTGATAAATCCCAATTGAATCAAAGTAGCCGGACAGGATCACGTTGCGCACGCTGGAGCTGACGCGGTAATCGAGATGCAGACTGCTGCTGACATAACCGATATGTTGCTTGATATCCCAGATGGTTTCGCCGCTGCCGCGCCGGATGCCAAACAGCGTCAGATCGTTGCTGTAACCCTGGGGATGATCGCCGGTGACCAGGCTCAGCAGGGTGGATTTTCCGGCACCGTTCGGCCCGACAATCTGCCAGTGCTGACCCGGTTTCACTTCCCAGCTTAGGTGGTGCAGAATGGCGCGATCGTTATACGACACCACGCCATCGTTCAGCACGATAAGCGAGGCATCGGCCGCCAGCGGGGGGGTAACGCTTGCATCATCGGCTTCCGGCAGCGCCATACCCGCCAGTTTTTCACTGTGTGCCAGCTGCGCCACCAGCGCCTCGGAGAGAATTTCCTGACGCGCGCCAAGGTGCGTCAGGGTACATTCCGCCAGTACCCCAACGTGCTCAACATAGTCAGGAATATCATCAAAGCGGTTCAATACCAGTACCAGCGTCAGCCCCTGCCGATGCAGTTCGCCAAGCAGCGTCGCCAGATTGCTGCGCGACTGCACGTCAAGGCCATCAAACGGTTCATCGAGGATCAGCAGATCGGGTTGCGCCATCAGCGCCTGACACAGCAGGGTTTTGCGCGTCTCACCCGTGGAGAGATATTTAAACCGGCGTTCCATCAGATGACTGATACCGAATTGTGCCGCCAGCCGCTGCGCACGGGCGGCATCCGTTACCTCATGCTGGATAATTTGCGCGGTGGTGCGGCCGGTATCATCTTCACCCGGGCTGAGTAAATCGGTATTGTTGCGCTGCCACTCTTCTTCCACCAGTTTTTGCAATTGTTCCAGCGAAAGGCGGGCGGGGCGCTGAAACTGGCACTGACGCGTGCCGGTCAGCTGGGTCAGTTCGCCAGAAAGCGCACGCGCCAGTGAGGATTTGCCGCTGCCGTTAGCGCCAACAAAAGCCCAGCTTTCGCCGCTGCGCAGGGCGAGATCGTTGAGAGTCAGTATTCGGGTATCGCTAAGACGAAACGTGCCTTGCGTAATTTGCAATACAGCCATTTTACATCCCATTTTATGCATTGTATTAATGGTTTTAACCACTGGCTGACACAATGTCAAACAGGATGCGGGCTTTCACAGCAGTGTGGCGATGATAACGCGATCGGCATTGAAACAGGCGGTAACGCTGTCGCCAGGCTGAAAGTTTTGCTGCTCCATCAGCTGCGCGGGTACCGTGGCACAGAGCGTTTCACCGCTGGCCAGCGACAGCAGCACTTCACTCTGATGCGGCGCGCGTTCAATGTCGCTGATGGTGCAGGCCAGTTGATTATCGGCTTCGCTGCTGGCACGCGTCAGCTCCACCCACGGCGCTTTGATCAGTATCAGTACCTCTTTACCGGCGCTCAGCTGCAGGCGATCGGCACTCTGTTCGGTCAGTGCCACCTTAATCCGGCTGACGCCATCGGCCAGCAGTACTTCAACATGCTGTTGCACCTGCAAACGGTCGCGCTGGGTCACCGTGCCAAACAGCTGATTGCGCGCGCTGGTTTGCAGCGAAAACCGCGAGATGGCGGCCAGCAGACTGTCCAGCGGCAACTGGTCATCCTGTAATACGTCGAACGCTTTTTGCTGGATTTGCTCCATTAACTGAAACAGCTGGATCAGACGGTCGCCATACTGCGTCAGCACCGCGCCGCCGCCGCCTTTACCGCCGGTCGCGCGTTCAACCAGCATCCGATCGGCCATCTGGTTCATTTCATTGATCGCATCCCAGGCGCTTTTATAGCTGATGCCTGCCAGTTTCGCGCCCTGGCTAATTGAGCCGGTGTGCTTGATCTGCTTCAGCAACGCGATACGCCGCGGATCGGCAAACAGTTTTTGTTGCAGCTTGATGATGAGTGAAATGTCGGCCTGCATAGAATTTTCCGGCAATAAATCATGGAGCAGAGTGTAAAGCACAGGCAGGAATTGTTACAGGGGCGGAGAGAATTCCACCCCCGACAGGATCAGGGTTAAGGCTCCAGTAGCCACCATGCTGCTTCATAAGGTTGTAGCGTTAGGGTGTCTGCCGACGGCTGAGAGCCGGGATAGTTGCTGTAAAGCAGCCACCAGTGGCTGCGATCTGGCAGCAGATTCTCACTCAGCGTCAGCGGTTCGCCACTAAGGTTAGCGATGACCCGCAGCGTAGTACCGGCTGTCTGGCGCTGATAACACCATAAATGCGGGTGATCGGGTGCTAAATCGGTATAGTCACCGTGGGTCAGCACCGGCAGGGTTTTACGTAACGCAATCAGCTGCTGATAGGTGTACAGCACCGAGTCACTGTCGGCCTGCGCCTGTGCGACATTAATCTGGCGATAGTTATCGGCCGGTTCAATCCAGCTGTCACCCTCGGTAAATCCGGCGTTGCGCCCGGCATCCCACTGCATCGGCGTGCGGCTGTTATCACGTGATTTCTGACGCAAAATGGCCAGTAGCTCTTCGGCATCGCGCCCCTGTTCGCGCAGCGTATTGAACATATTCAGGCTTTCCACGTCGCGATACTGATCAATCTGCGTAAAGTGAGGATTAGTCATGCCGATCTCTTCGCCCTGATAGATATACGGCGTGCCCTGCATGCCGTGCAGCGCCATCGCCAGCATTTTGGCCGCCACGTTGCGCAGCTCACCTTCGTCACCAAGGCGCGAGACGATGCGCGGCTGATCGTGATTACACCAGAACAGCGCGTTCCAGGCATAGCCGTGCATACCCTGTTGCCACTCCGAGAACAGCCGTTTCAGCATCAGCAGATCCGGTTTGGCACGGCTCCATTTTACTCCGCCCGGATAGTCAATTTTCAGATGATGAAAATTAAAGGTCATCGACAGCTCTTGGCCATCTAACCTGGCGTAGCGGCGGCAGTGCTCAAGCTGAGTGGAGGACATTTCACCGACCGTCATCAGTCCGCGCGGCTGAAACACATCCCGGCTCATCTCATGAAGAAACGCATGAATGTTAGGACCATCGGTATAGAAGCGGCGGCCATCTCCCTGATGGTCGTCTGGAAAATCCGGATGTTTCGATACCAGGTTAATCACATCAAGACGTAAGCCATCCACGCCTTTATCCGCCCAGAAATGGCACACCTGTTTAAGTTCGTTGCGTACCGCCGGATTTTCCCAGTTCAGATCGGCCTGCTCGACGGCGAACGAGTGCAGATAATACTGTCCGCTCTCCTGGTGCCATTGCCATGCCGGGCCGCCAAACTTCGAATGCCAGTTATTCGGTGCTTTACCCTCGACGCCATCGCGCCAGATATAGTAGTCGCGCAGTGGGCTGTGCGGATTGCAGGCGTCCTTAAACCACGCGTGTTCGGTCGAAGTGTGGTTAAACACCATGTCCATCACTACGCGTATATTGCGCTGATGCGCTTCTGCTACCAGCCGCTCGAAATCCGCCATGGTGCCAAAGGCGGGATCAATGGCGTAGTAATCGGCAACGTCGTAGCCATTATCCACCTGTGGCGAGAGGTAAACCGGCGTCAGCCAGATGGCATCGACACCCAGCCACTGCAGGTAGTCGAGGCGCTGAGTGATACCATTAAGATCGCCGACACCATTACCACTGCTGTCCTGAAAACTGCGTGGATAGATTTGGTAAATAACGCCGTTCTGCCACCAGGGAGTGGGGGTGTTGTTCATCATAAAACGTCCTGTATTAGCGCGGTGGTGCAAAATTTCTGCGCCACCGGGTTTAAAAATTACATTACCGGCAAGGCATTCATGCGGGTTTTACGTTTGTAAACTGCGATGGTCAGCACCAGCGGCACCACAATCGCAACCATCATCGCGATGCTGTAGATCTGCCAAAATTGCGGCTGAATCGACAGAATGCCGGGTAAACCGCCGACGCCAATACCGTTTGCCAGCACGCCAAAGCTGCCGCAAATCAGCCCGGCACAGGCCGAACCGATCATTGCGCACAGCATCGGGAAGCGATATTTCATATTGATGCCGTACATAGCCGGTTCGGTGACGCCGAGATAGGCAGAGATCGCGGCTGGGACCGATATTTCGCGTTCGTTGGCTTTACGGCTGATCAGGATAATTCCCAGCACCGAAGATGCCTGAGCGATATTCGACAGCGCGATAATTGGCCAGACCGGTGTGCCACCGAGGTTCTGAATCAGCTGTAAATCGATAGCCAGCGTGGTCTGATGCACGCCGGTAATCACCAGCGGTGCGTAGAGGAATCCAAATAAGGCGGCACCAATCGGAGCGAAACTGCCGGTCATCAGCCCTTTTACCGCCCAGGCGACGCCATCACCTATCATGCGTCCCAGTGGACCGATCAGCGTATGGGCGAGGAATACCGCCAGCAGCAGCGAGACCACCGGCACCACCACCATATATAAGTAAGCCGGCACCCAGCGTTTCAGGCGCAGTTCAATAAATGCCAGCGCCATACCGGCCAGCAGTGACGGGATCACCTGTGCCTGGTAGCCCACTTTCTCAATGGAAAACAGCCCAAAATTCCAGACTTCCGGTATTTGTTGGCCGATCTGATAGGCGTTCATCAGCTGCGGCGAGACCAGGGTGATGCCAAGCACAATGCCCAGCGCCGGGGTGCCGCCCATTTTTTTGACCGTTGACCAGCAGATGCCCACCGGCAGATAGA contains the following coding sequences:
- the modF gene encoding molybdate ABC transporter ATP-binding protein ModF, which produces MAVLQITQGTFRLSDTRILTLNDLALRSGESWAFVGANGSGKSSLARALSGELTQLTGTRQCQFQRPARLSLEQLQKLVEEEWQRNNTDLLSPGEDDTGRTTAQIIQHEVTDAARAQRLAAQFGISHLMERRFKYLSTGETRKTLLCQALMAQPDLLILDEPFDGLDVQSRSNLATLLGELHRQGLTLVLVLNRFDDIPDYVEHVGVLAECTLTHLGARQEILSEALVAQLAHSEKLAGMALPEADDASVTPPLAADASLIVLNDGVVSYNDRAILHHLSWEVKPGQHWQIVGPNGAGKSTLLSLVTGDHPQGYSNDLTLFGIRRGSGETIWDIKQHIGYVSSSLHLDYRVSSSVRNVILSGYFDSIGIYQAVSDRQQHLATRWLALLGMDKASADAPFHSLSWGQQRLVLIARALVKHPALLILDEPLQGLDPINRLLVRRFIDVLIGEGQTQLLFVSHHAEDAPQCITHRLTFVPEGEIYHYQQEALS
- the modE gene encoding molybdenum-dependent transcriptional regulator translates to MQADISLIIKLQQKLFADPRRIALLKQIKHTGSISQGAKLAGISYKSAWDAINEMNQMADRMLVERATGGKGGGGAVLTQYGDRLIQLFQLMEQIQQKAFDVLQDDQLPLDSLLAAISRFSLQTSARNQLFGTVTQRDRLQVQQHVEVLLADGVSRIKVALTEQSADRLQLSAGKEVLILIKAPWVELTRASSEADNQLACTISDIERAPHQSEVLLSLASGETLCATVPAQLMEQQNFQPGDSVTACFNADRVIIATLL
- the treC gene encoding alpha,alpha-phosphotrehalase, with product MMNNTPTPWWQNGVIYQIYPRSFQDSSGNGVGDLNGITQRLDYLQWLGVDAIWLTPVYLSPQVDNGYDVADYYAIDPAFGTMADFERLVAEAHQRNIRVVMDMVFNHTSTEHAWFKDACNPHSPLRDYYIWRDGVEGKAPNNWHSKFGGPAWQWHQESGQYYLHSFAVEQADLNWENPAVRNELKQVCHFWADKGVDGLRLDVINLVSKHPDFPDDHQGDGRRFYTDGPNIHAFLHEMSRDVFQPRGLMTVGEMSSTQLEHCRRYARLDGQELSMTFNFHHLKIDYPGGVKWSRAKPDLLMLKRLFSEWQQGMHGYAWNALFWCNHDQPRIVSRLGDEGELRNVAAKMLAMALHGMQGTPYIYQGEEIGMTNPHFTQIDQYRDVESLNMFNTLREQGRDAEELLAILRQKSRDNSRTPMQWDAGRNAGFTEGDSWIEPADNYRQINVAQAQADSDSVLYTYQQLIALRKTLPVLTHGDYTDLAPDHPHLWCYQRQTAGTTLRVIANLSGEPLTLSENLLPDRSHWWLLYSNYPGSQPSADTLTLQPYEAAWWLLEP
- the treB gene encoding PTS trehalose transporter subunit IIBC, producing MKKSNPQDIDRLIALVGGKANIAAVTHCITRLRFVLNDPTIADPKAIEFLPMVKGCFTNAGQFQVVIGVDVDDWYKLLLQRAALDSSDKESAKRAARQNMSWHESLISHFAEIFFPLLPVLISGGLILGFRNVIGDVPLFGDRPLTEGHPFWQTVYDFLWLIGEAIFFYLPVGICWSTVKKMGGTPALGIVLGITLVSPQLMNAYQIGQQIPEVWNFGLFSIEKVGYQAQVIPSLLAGMALAFIELRLKRWVPAYLYMVVVPVVSLLLAVFLAHTLIGPLGRMIGDGVAWAVKGLMTGSFAPIGAALFGFLYAPLVITGVHQTTLAIDLQLIQNLGGTPVWPIIALSNIAQASSVLGIILISRKANEREISVPAAISAYLGVTEPAMYGINMKYRFPMLCAMIGSACAGLICGSFGVLANGIGVGGLPGILSIQPQFWQIYSIAMMVAIVVPLVLTIAVYKRKTRMNALPVM